The Isorropodon fossajaponicum endosymbiont JTNG4 genome segment CCAAGTGCCATGAGTTTAGCAACAAGTGATGATAGTGAAATAAGTATTAGAACCGTATTGCTCAAATACTTTGACAAACACGGTTTTGTATTTTTTACAAACTACAACTCTAAAAAATCCAAACAACTTCAAACCAATCCAAATGTGGCTTTATTATTCCCATGGCTGGCCTTAGAAAGGCAGATCAAAATTTCTGGTTATGTAGAAAAAGTCAGCACACTTGAATCTTTAAAATATTTCTCTTCCAGACCAAAAGCATCTCAACTGGGTGCTTGGGCATCTCAACAATCATCAAATTTATCCTCAAAACAGGTGTTATTATCTCAATTTGAATCAATGAAGGTTAAATTTAGTAAAGGCGAGATACCATTGCCTGATTTTTGGGGTGGCTATCGCGTTATACCATTAAAGATTGAATTTTGGCAGGGTAGAGAAAATCGATTGCATGATCGATTTATATACCAGTTAAGCGAAGATAAGTGGAGAATTGAGCGTCTAGCGCCTTAAACTACTTAGAACTTGTTTAGCATTAGGTTTTACACCTGTCCAAAACTCAAAAGCTGTTGCTGCCTGTTCAACCAACATACCTAAGCCGTCGCTAATCATTGAGCCGTGATTGGTTGTTGCCCAGTCCATAAACGGCGTTTGTTTGCCATACATTAAATCGTAACAAATTGCATTATTGGCGACACCAGAGGCGATACCAGGCATTCTCCCATCAAGTGATGCACTGGTAGCATTGATAATAATATCAACAGGGTTGTGTTTAATTTTATCCAGACCAAAACCGCAAGTCTTGCCAAATTTAGCAAAGTCTTTAGCCAATTTAATTGCTTTAGATGGGGTTCGATTGGCAATCATAACACGATTGGGTTGCTGTTTTAAAAGAGGTAATAAGATACCTTGTGTTGCACCACCTGCACCTAAAATTAGGATAACTTTATCTTCTAATTCAATACCAAGATTGTGAGTTAAATCATTGACCAGTCCAATACCGTCGGTATTTTCACCAATGATTTTATCTTGCTCTATTTTGATGGTATTAACCGCACCTGCTGTTTGGGCATTTAACGTGAGTTCGTTTGCAAATTCAAACGCGTCTAGTTTAAAAGGCACAGTAATATTAAAACCATTTGTACCTTGATTAATGAATGCTTGTGCCGAGGATGAAAAATCATCAATAGGTGCTAAGATTTTATCATAACTAACTTCAAACCCTGTCTGCTGAGCAAACTGAGTGTGAATATTTGGCGACAAACTATGTTTAATCGGATTGCCAAAAACAGCAAATTTGTACATCATTAATCTTGCTTTTTATTCGCCTCAGTTTGTGCATTTTGTTTTTGTTGAGGTTTTTGCTGTTTGGCAGTATTATTTTGCTGTTTATTTTGATTGTTGTTTCTATTTCGGCTTCTATTTCGATTCCTATTGTTAGGATTTGTTCTATGTTTGTTGGGTTGTTTTTTCTTCTTCCCAAGCAAAGCATTTTTTATTTTCTCAAACAATGAAATTTGCTTTTCAGGAACGCGCGTGCTGGGTCTATTTACATTAATAGCGGGAATTTCAGCTTGGTTTGAAAGACCATTCTCAGCCAGTACATGTTGTGGCTTTGAAATGCCTTGGTAGCTTTTATGCTGTGACTTCTTGTCCCCTTTTTGCTTATTAATGGTGAAATTAGGAAACGGCATATATGGATTAGGCAGTAAGGTAATTTTAATGCCATGTTTGTCTTCTAATTTTGTTACCTCTTGACGTTTTTCATTCAAAATATAAGTAATTACTTCCACACTTGATTGAATGGTTAAGCGTGCTGTTTGTTTAGCAGCATTACAACCGTCTTCAAGTTGTCTTAAAATGGTTAATGCTAATGTTGGAATGGTTGGCGTAGTGCCACGACCATGACAAGTAGAACAAGGTTTTTCAACCGATTCAGAGACTGAATTCATTAATCGCTGTCTTGACATTTCAAGTAAACCAAATTGAGAAATGGTGCCGATTTGGATGCGCGCTCGATCTGCGTTGGTGGCTTTTTCCATGGCTTTTTCGATTGACACTCTATGCTCTTCAGAAGCCATATCGATAAAATCAATCACGACCAATCCACCAATGTCTCTTAATTGTAGTTGTAGGGCGATTTCTTTGGTTGCTTCTAGGTTGGTGTTGTAAGCAGTTTCTTCAATGTCAGCACCTTTGGTAGCGCGAGCAGAGTTGATATCAATGGCAGTAAGTGCTTCAGTTGGGTCAAAGACAATGGTGGCACCTGTTCGTAGCGATACTTCTCGGTTAAATACGCTTTTAACCTGAGTTTCAACGCCCATATGGTTAAATAAAGAGTGTTCAGAAACATCAAAAAATTTGATGCGGTCTAAGTAGTGTGGCAACACAAAGCTGACAAATTCTTTGGCATTTTGAAAAGCTTCTAATTCGTCAATAATAACACTATCAGTGTCAGAGCGAAGATGGTCGCGTAATGTGCGAATAATAATATCACTTTCTTGGTAAATTAAGAAAGGCGCACTGCGTGCTAAAGACGCTGTATTAATTGATTTCCATAAGTTAGAAAGATAATCTACTTCCCATTGCAACTCCTCAAAGCTTTTGCCAGCACCTGCAGTGCGAATAATTAAACTTGAATGGTCAGGTAGAATAATTTTGCCAATAATTTCTTTTAAAGATTGTCGGTCTGAGGCGACTATTTGTCTTGATATGCCATGACTTTTCGGATTGTTTGGCATTAAAATCATATAAGCACCAGCAAGGTTGATATAAGTGCTGAGTGCTGCGCCTTTATTGCCACGCTCTTCTTTTTCAATTTGGACAATAATTTCTTGTCCTTCTTTTAAAACATCAGAAATGGTTAGTTTTTCACCCTTGGCTTTGGCATCATTATATAACGTTTCTGCAACTTCTTTAAAAGGTAAAAAACCTTGTTTTTCTTTGCCGTAGTTAACAAATGCTGCCTCTAGTGATTGCTCTACTCGAGAGATTCTACCACGGTAGATATTGCCTTTAGTTTTTTTATTAAGGCTGGTTTCTATATTAAGGCCAGTTAGTTTTTTGTTTTTGACAATACCTACTCTGATTTCTTCGGAATGAGTTGCATTGATTAAAATATGATTCATGGCTAAGTCCTAGTGTGAATGGACTTTGTTGCACATATAAAAGCTCAACACTGGCGTGCTGATTTGGTATTAAAGTGTAATTTATTCTTATCATAAAATGATTAAAAACTTATTCATTAAGGGTTCTAAACCCTTTTTTATTTAGCTACTTAAAAGCGGTTAAATAATTAATTTACTTTATATGGCAACAAAAAGCCCAAAATATTAATAGTATTTTTTGTGGTATTTATTTTTGGCACAAAAAACATTTGAAAAATCTTCTTAGAAGATGTAAATTTAAACACCAATTTTTTTCGGATTATATCATAAAAATAGTATGATATTTATCAAAGACCCTTATTGATTAAGTGTGCGACCACCATCAACATTGATAACTTGCCCAGTAATGTAGGTAGAATTAGCTAAAAATAAAACAGTATCAGCAATATCTTGTGCACTGCCTTGTTTTTTAAGTGCAATTTTTTTAAGCATGTTGTCTTTTTGGGCTTGGTCAAGTTCGGCTGTGTTTTCTGGCCACAAAATTGACCCAGGAGACACTCCGCAAACACGAACATTGGGCGCTAATTCTTTAGCCAGTGTTTTGGTCATCATGGCAATGGCTGCCTTAGAAATGTTATAAATTGCATGATTTTTTAAAGGGCGCTCGCTGTGAATATCCACAATATTGACAATGCAACCTTGGTTTTGAGCTAATTTTTTACTTAAAGTACTGGATAAAAATAAAGGTGCCATAACATTGATATCCATAATGGAGTGGTAGTCATGTTGATTTAATTGACTGATAGGTGTTGGGTAAAACACTGATGCATTGTTAACTAAAAGATTAAGCGACTTGATGGTATCGCAAAGTTTACTCACTTCTTGGCTATTGGATAATTCAGTTTGCAAAGTACTGGCAGAATTTTGGCGAATATTGTTAAGCTTATTTGCTAAGTTTTGAGCAGCTTGAGATGAATTTCTGTAATGAATAATCACATGATAATTATTCTTATGCAAAGTATGGCAAATTTGCGCGCCAATTCTATGCGCCCCACCTGTGACTAACGCTGTTTTCATATAAAATACGCCAAGTGAGTCTTGAACAAATTATTAAAAACACTATTATACAAAATGCTGGACCTATAAGTTTCGATGAATTTATGGATTTGGCACTTTATCACCCTACATTGGGCTATTATCGATCGGGTTTGGAAAAATTTGGCGAAAAGGGCGATTTTATTACCGCGCCAGAAACTTCAGATTTGTTTGGGTTTTGCTTATCCTGTCAATGTGCACAGGTGCTAAATGGCACTAACGATATTTTAGAGTTTGGTGCGGGTAGTGGTATTCTTGCTACTCAGATACTTTTCGAACTAGGAAGGTTAAACAGCCTACCCAAGAAGTACTATATTTTAGAGTTAAGTGGCGAGCTTAAACACAGGCAAGCGCAAACCATTAATAAAATACTGCCAGAATTAATGGATAGAGTGGTTTGGCTTGATGAGCTGCCAGTAGATTTTTCTGGTGTGGTAATTGCTAATGAAGTGCTAGATGCCATGCCGGCAAAACGTGTTGTTTATAAAAATAACCAATTTTATGAATTGGGTGTTGATTATCGTGGACATGAATTTTTCTGGAAAATATTTGATTTTCCTTATCAAAGTGATAAAGCACTTTTGCCTAACAATGTAGCTGAAGGTTATAAAACCGAAATCAATTTTCGTGCCACGGCGTGGATTGATTCCTTATACAAGGTTACTAATGAGGTGCTAGTATTGTTGATTGATTATGGCATGGGCAGGGATGAGTATTTTCATCCACAAAGGTTAAACGGTACTTTAAGGTGCTATTACCAACATAAGGCAAGTGAAAATCCGTTTGTAAATATAGGCGAGCAAGACATTACCACATCGGTTAATTTTTCTGATATTGCCGATCAAGCAAGTGTGAGCGGTTTTAAAATTAGTGGCTATGCAACACAGGCGTTGTTTTTGATTTCATTGGGTATTGATGAGTATTTACTTGAACAATTAGATGAAGATAAACGCATCAATTTGGCACAACAAGTTAAACAATTGGTTTTACCCAGTGCAATGGGCGAGAGTTTTAAGGTGCTGGCTTTAAGTAAAAAATTATCGGTAAAATTAACAGGATTTGCTGAACAAGACTTAAGCGGTAAATTGTAAGAGGCTTTTATAAAACATGGATATTCTTCAAACAATCGTTTTGGCATTAGTTCAAGGTTTAAGTGAATTTTTACCCATTTCCTCTTCAGCACATTTAATTTTAATACCAAAATTAACCAATTGGACTGATCAGGGTTTGGCGTTTGATGTGGTGGTGCATATGGGCACTTTAAGTGCGGTGATATTTTATTATCAAGCAATGATTAAGCGTTTGTCTTTTGATTTTTATCACTCAATAATTAAACGCCAAAGTATTGGCCAATCAAAGTTAGCATGGGGCATATTATTAGGCACTATTCCAGTAGGGCTGGCTGGTGTGATATTTAAAGATTCTATTGCAACTGATTTTCGTTCAGTAGAGATTATTGCTTATGCAACACTAGTATTTGGCATTCTTTTAGGCTTTGCTAGTTGGTTTAATCATAGGAATAAAAATCTAAAAAGTACAATTAGTTGGGTAGATATTGGCTTTGTCGGCATGATGCAAACCTTAGCATTAATTCCAGGAACTTCTAGGTCAGGAATAACAATCACGGCTTGTATGCTGGTGGGGCTGTCTAGGAAATTGTCAATACAATTTGCATTTTTATTATCCATTCCTGTCATTAGCCTGTCATTAATACTTATATTGATTGATTTGTACCATCAAGCGCAATTGGTGAATGTTAGTTTATTAGCCATGGGCTTTGTGGTTTCAGCAATTAGTGCTTATGTAACCATTGTTTTTTTTATCAAGTTAATAGACACAGTCGGCATGATGCCATTTGTTATCTATAGATTAACTTTAGGCATATTTTTATTTTTATTCATCTTATGAAAACATACCAATTCCAATCTAAACCTTTTTTATCCTTAACTTTGTCTCCTTGTTGTTGTTATTTAGTTGAGGCAATGCTACCACTCGAGAATATTGGGATTATTTAGATTATCAGGCGTTTGTTGCACTTAATCAATCACTTGTAGAATTTCACTCAATATGGCGTGGCTTTTGGGCAATACTCAGTGTTCGGGTTGCTGACCTTATTCCGCTATTTTTAATTGGCTTGTTTTTTACTCTGATGATGTTTTATTTAAAAATAAACACAAAATAATGGGACTGATTGGCTTTGTTACTTTACTAATTTTGATGCTATTGATGCGTGAGATGATGAATCTATATGTGGAGTATGCAAATTTAGGTAGAAAAAGTCCTACACTGGTTGTAGAATCGGCATTTCGTTTGTCTTCAATTATCCTAGTTTAGGCTTAAAAGACATGTCTGCACATAGCTTTCCAGGAGACTATGCTGCGGTTTTGTTTACTTGGCTTGGGTATTGCTTATTTTTTGCTCGCAACCGATGGCGTTGGCTCGTTTTTATTATTGTTCTGGTTTTTTCCATGCCAAGACTGATGGCCGGCACTCATTGGTTTAGTGACGTTATGGTTGGTGGTATTAGTATTGCCACAATGACTTTAGCGTTTGGGTTATATACGCCGCTACTTAATTATATTAATAAAACACAATGTAGCCTCTAAATCTTTAACAAAATGAACAAACCACAACCTATTTATCGTAAAGACTATACACCTAGTGAGTATTTAATTCGCACCACAGAGCTTGAGTTTGATTTAACTGAAACACAAACCATCGTGACTTCTAAGATTAGTTTTTATAAAAATCCGAAGTCTAGTAAAAAAACTAATAGCTTGTTTTTAGATGGTATCGATCTTGAATTGATTTCTATTTTGGTTGATAAGGCTAAGCCTGATTATAAGCTGGTTGAACAAGGGCTTGAGATTAATAACCTTGCTGATGAGTTTATTTTGCAGATTAAAAACCGCATTTTTCCAGAAAAAAACACCAGTCTCAATGGTCTATATCAATCTAGTAGCAATTTTTGTACGCAGTGTGAGGCGCATGGCTTTAGGCAAATTACTTATTATTTAGATAGACCTGATGTGTTAAGTGTGTTTACTACGCACATCAAAGCTGATCAACAAAAATATCCAGTACTGCTCAGTAATGGTAATTTAATCGAGCAAATAAATGGCAGTGCAACTTGGCATGACCCTACGCCAAAGCCTTGTTATTTATTTGCTTTAGTAGCAGGTGATTTTGCACTCAAAGAGGATACTTACACCACATTATCAGGCAATGAAGTGGCATTAAGGATTTATGTTCAAGCGCACAATATTCATAAAACCCAATTTGCTATGGCGGCACTAAAACGTTCATTTGCCTGGGAAGAGAAACGCTTTAGACTTGAATACGATTTAGACATTTATATGATTGTAGCCGTTGATGATTTCAACATGGGTGCGATGGAAAACAAGGGACTAAATATTTTTAATGCCACCTACGTATTAGCCAGTCCAAACACAGCAACGGATAAAGATTTTATTGATATCGAGGCAGTGATTGGTCATGAGTATTTTCATAATTGGACAGGTAATAGAGTCACTTGCAGAGATTGGTTTCAGCTTAGTTTGAAAGAAGGCTTAACGGTTTTTAGAGATCAAGAATTTACCTCAGATTTACACGCACGTTCCATCAAACGCATTGAGGATGTGAACGCTCTGCGCACCTTGCAATTTGCAGAAGACATGGGTCCAATGCAGCATCCAGTCAGACCAGAGCATTATATCGAGATGAATAATTTTTACACCCTTACTGTTTATGAAAAAGGCGCAGAAATTATTCGCATGGTGCATGCATTTCTAGGCGAGACAGGGTTTCAAAAAGGCATGCAATTATATTTTCAAAGGTTTGATGGCGATGCCGTCACTATTGATGATTTTATTCAAAGTATGAGTGATGCTAATAATTTTGATTTTAGTCAATTTATGCATTGGTATTCACAATCTGGCACGCCTAAAGTTAGCATTACTTCTGAGTATAATCAAAATGACAAGACATTTAACGTGTCCATTAGCCAGCATTCGCAATGTGACTATTTTTTCCCACTTAAATTTGCACTGCTTGATGATACTGGCACTGAACTTGAAAGTGGCGTATTAACAGTCAAAGACAAGGAACAAGTATTTACCTTTAACAATATAGGTGCAGAGCCAACACCCTCATGGTTGCGAGGTTTTAGTGCGCCCATTAAATTGACATCTGATTTAACTTTCAAACAAAAAATATTTTTAGTTGGGCATGATTCTGATGCTTTTAATCAGTGGGATAATGCCCAGCAATTATGGTTGTCTTTAATCCTAGCACCCTCAAGCATTGACCAAGATTTGTTTTTAGATGCCATTGAAAAAATTCTAAAAGGCACTTTTCTAGAGGGTAATCGTGTATCGCTTGCAGAAGATAAATCCTTAGTATGTGAAATTTTAACCTTGCCCTCTGAGCAGTTTTTACATCAGCAACAAGAGATTATTGATGTATTTGAAATTCATGACAAGCGTGAACAAGTCATTAATGAGATTATTCGGCGGTTTAAGCCGTTGTTTAGCAAAATTTATGCAAATCTTAACACCTATCAAGCTTATGAGTTAACGCCTGAAGCTGTGGGAAATCGAGCATTAAAAAATATTTGCTTATATTATCTAGCAATCAGTGGTGAATTTGAGTTAGCCTTTGAGCAATTTAAATCAGCCAATTGTATGAGCGATAAAATGGCGAGTTTAAAGGCGTTAATGGTTAATGATAATTCGTATAAAAATATCGCACTTGATGAGTTTTATCATGAATTTAAAAATGATACACAAGTTATGGATAAATATTTCTCCATTCAATCGTCTGCGCCAACAGCCGATGTTGATAATATTAAAACCCTCATGCAACACAAACTATTTTCATTTAACACACCAAACCGTTTGCGCAGTGTGATAGGTGGTTTTTTACAAAACCATGCTAATTTTCACAACCAACAAGGCTATGAGCTTTTAACTGACATTATCATTAAGCTTAATCAATCAAATCCACAAATAGGCGCAAAATTCACCTCAGTTTATAATCATTGGCAACGATTTAGTCCAGAATTAAAAGCCTTACAAAAACAACAATTAGAGAAAATCTTAGCCATTGACGATTTATCCAATGATATTTTTGAAATTATCCAAGCAGCATTAAAGTGAACACATTAATCACCTTATTAAAACAAAAGTCACTTACCATTGCCGTGGCTGAATCTTGCACAGGTGGCAATTTATCCGCATTACTCACCAGTCAAAGTGGCTCATCAGCCTATTTTGACAGAGGGTTTATCACCTACGCCAATCAAGCCAAAATCGACATGCTAGGTGTTAAGCCCACAACTCTAGACAAATTTGGTGCAGTTAGCGAGCAAGTTGCATTAGAAATGGCGCATGGCGTAATTAAAAACTCATCCGCCAATATTAGCATAGCTATCATTAGTATTGCTGGCCCTACTACTGGCGGCACAAAAAATAAGCCTGTGAGTATGGTTTGTTTCGGTTTTTGTTTTCATAAAAAATGCACAACCACCACACAATACTTTGATGGTAATAGGCATGAGGTGGTTAAGCAGAGTGTTGCGTTTGTAGTTAGTGCTTTAGAAAAAACAACTGTCAAACAATAAATTATAATATTGTTTTTAAATAAACAACAGGACAACCAAAATGCACGCAATATCAGATCTAAAAAAACAACAAGTTGGATTTAGAATGCCTACTTATTTATTGAATGAGGTTGATGAGGTTGTTAGTAAATATGAAATTAACCGTTCTGAGTTTCTAAACGAAGCCGCCAAAGACTACCTACAAGCAATTAAAAAACAAGAGGTTTATAGCCGTCTTGGCGAGGCATCTGTAATACCCCAAAAAACCACCATTCTAAAGTAGAAAATTCTATAATAAAAAATAAGGAGTTTTCACATGAAAAAATCAAGATATACAGAGTCATAAATAGTCAACATACTCAAACAAAACCAATCAGGCATATCTGTGGCTGAT includes the following:
- the pdxH gene encoding pyridoxamine 5'-phosphate oxidase, with the translated sequence MKVDLTSLRHEFTQSGLNRADLNSNPFEQFELWFQQAQEADVVEPSAMSLATSDDSEISIRTVLLKYFDKHGFVFFTNYNSKKSKQLQTNPNVALLFPWLALERQIKISGYVEKVSTLESLKYFSSRPKASQLGAWASQQSSNLSSKQVLLSQFESMKVKFSKGEIPLPDFWGGYRVIPLKIEFWQGRENRLHDRFIYQLSEDKWRIERLAP
- the aroE gene encoding shikimate dehydrogenase, which gives rise to MYKFAVFGNPIKHSLSPNIHTQFAQQTGFEVSYDKILAPIDDFSSSAQAFINQGTNGFNITVPFKLDAFEFANELTLNAQTAGAVNTIKIEQDKIIGENTDGIGLVNDLTHNLGIELEDKVILILGAGGATQGILLPLLKQQPNRVMIANRTPSKAIKLAKDFAKFGKTCGFGLDKIKHNPVDIIINATSASLDGRMPGIASGVANNAICYDLMYGKQTPFMDWATTNHGSMISDGLGMLVEQAATAFEFWTGVKPNAKQVLSSLRR
- a CDS encoding Rne/Rng family ribonuclease, which encodes MNHILINATHSEEIRVGIVKNKKLTGLNIETSLNKKTKGNIYRGRISRVEQSLEAAFVNYGKEKQGFLPFKEVAETLYNDAKAKGEKLTISDVLKEGQEIIVQIEKEERGNKGAALSTYINLAGAYMILMPNNPKSHGISRQIVASDRQSLKEIIGKIILPDHSSLIIRTAGAGKSFEELQWEVDYLSNLWKSINTASLARSAPFLIYQESDIIIRTLRDHLRSDTDSVIIDELEAFQNAKEFVSFVLPHYLDRIKFFDVSEHSLFNHMGVETQVKSVFNREVSLRTGATIVFDPTEALTAIDINSARATKGADIEETAYNTNLEATKEIALQLQLRDIGGLVVIDFIDMASEEHRVSIEKAMEKATNADRARIQIGTISQFGLLEMSRQRLMNSVSESVEKPCSTCHGRGTTPTIPTLALTILRQLEDGCNAAKQTARLTIQSSVEVITYILNEKRQEVTKLEDKHGIKITLLPNPYMPFPNFTINKQKGDKKSQHKSYQGISKPQHVLAENGLSNQAEIPAINVNRPSTRVPEKQISLFEKIKNALLGKKKKQPNKHRTNPNNRNRNRSRNRNNNQNKQQNNTAKQQKPQQKQNAQTEANKKQD
- a CDS encoding pteridine reductase, with the translated sequence MKTALVTGGAHRIGAQICHTLHKNNYHVIIHYRNSSQAAQNLANKLNNIRQNSASTLQTELSNSQEVSKLCDTIKSLNLLVNNASVFYPTPISQLNQHDYHSIMDINVMAPLFLSSTLSKKLAQNQGCIVNIVDIHSERPLKNHAIYNISKAAIAMMTKTLAKELAPNVRVCGVSPGSILWPENTAELDQAQKDNMLKKIALKKQGSAQDIADTVLFLANSTYITGQVINVDGGRTLNQ
- a CDS encoding class I SAM-dependent methyltransferase translates to MSLEQIIKNTIIQNAGPISFDEFMDLALYHPTLGYYRSGLEKFGEKGDFITAPETSDLFGFCLSCQCAQVLNGTNDILEFGAGSGILATQILFELGRLNSLPKKYYILELSGELKHRQAQTINKILPELMDRVVWLDELPVDFSGVVIANEVLDAMPAKRVVYKNNQFYELGVDYRGHEFFWKIFDFPYQSDKALLPNNVAEGYKTEINFRATAWIDSLYKVTNEVLVLLIDYGMGRDEYFHPQRLNGTLRCYYQHKASENPFVNIGEQDITTSVNFSDIADQASVSGFKISGYATQALFLISLGIDEYLLEQLDEDKRINLAQQVKQLVLPSAMGESFKVLALSKKLSVKLTGFAEQDLSGKL
- a CDS encoding undecaprenyl-diphosphate phosphatase, with amino-acid sequence MDILQTIVLALVQGLSEFLPISSSAHLILIPKLTNWTDQGLAFDVVVHMGTLSAVIFYYQAMIKRLSFDFYHSIIKRQSIGQSKLAWGILLGTIPVGLAGVIFKDSIATDFRSVEIIAYATLVFGILLGFASWFNHRNKNLKSTISWVDIGFVGMMQTLALIPGTSRSGITITACMLVGLSRKLSIQFAFLLSIPVISLSLILILIDLYHQAQLVNVSLLAMGFVVSAISAYVTIVFFIKLIDTVGMMPFVIYRLTLGIFLFLFIL
- a CDS encoding phosphatase PAP2 family protein, with the translated sequence MSAHSFPGDYAAVLFTWLGYCLFFARNRWRWLVFIIVLVFSMPRLMAGTHWFSDVMVGGISIATMTLAFGLYTPLLNYINKTQCSL
- the pepN gene encoding aminopeptidase N gives rise to the protein MNKPQPIYRKDYTPSEYLIRTTELEFDLTETQTIVTSKISFYKNPKSSKKTNSLFLDGIDLELISILVDKAKPDYKLVEQGLEINNLADEFILQIKNRIFPEKNTSLNGLYQSSSNFCTQCEAHGFRQITYYLDRPDVLSVFTTHIKADQQKYPVLLSNGNLIEQINGSATWHDPTPKPCYLFALVAGDFALKEDTYTTLSGNEVALRIYVQAHNIHKTQFAMAALKRSFAWEEKRFRLEYDLDIYMIVAVDDFNMGAMENKGLNIFNATYVLASPNTATDKDFIDIEAVIGHEYFHNWTGNRVTCRDWFQLSLKEGLTVFRDQEFTSDLHARSIKRIEDVNALRTLQFAEDMGPMQHPVRPEHYIEMNNFYTLTVYEKGAEIIRMVHAFLGETGFQKGMQLYFQRFDGDAVTIDDFIQSMSDANNFDFSQFMHWYSQSGTPKVSITSEYNQNDKTFNVSISQHSQCDYFFPLKFALLDDTGTELESGVLTVKDKEQVFTFNNIGAEPTPSWLRGFSAPIKLTSDLTFKQKIFLVGHDSDAFNQWDNAQQLWLSLILAPSSIDQDLFLDAIEKILKGTFLEGNRVSLAEDKSLVCEILTLPSEQFLHQQQEIIDVFEIHDKREQVINEIIRRFKPLFSKIYANLNTYQAYELTPEAVGNRALKNICLYYLAISGEFELAFEQFKSANCMSDKMASLKALMVNDNSYKNIALDEFYHEFKNDTQVMDKYFSIQSSAPTADVDNIKTLMQHKLFSFNTPNRLRSVIGGFLQNHANFHNQQGYELLTDIIIKLNQSNPQIGAKFTSVYNHWQRFSPELKALQKQQLEKILAIDDLSNDIFEIIQAALK
- a CDS encoding CinA family protein; this translates as MNTLITLLKQKSLTIAVAESCTGGNLSALLTSQSGSSAYFDRGFITYANQAKIDMLGVKPTTLDKFGAVSEQVALEMAHGVIKNSSANISIAIISIAGPTTGGTKNKPVSMVCFGFCFHKKCTTTTQYFDGNRHEVVKQSVAFVVSALEKTTVKQ
- a CDS encoding ribbon-helix-helix domain-containing protein, encoding MHAISDLKKQQVGFRMPTYLLNEVDEVVSKYEINRSEFLNEAAKDYLQAIKKQEVYSRLGEASVIPQKTTILK